A window from Leifsonia shinshuensis encodes these proteins:
- a CDS encoding LysR substrate-binding domain-containing protein: protein MFDPVLLQTFLAVADTRSFTRAAARLGISQPTVSQHIRKLEQSAKRQLIARDTREVRLTDNGDAMAGFARTILAALAEADSYFSGSAMRGRLRFGAADDLAITTLPRILRHFRQQNPQINLELTVDQSAPLHRKLKAGQLDLIFIKQTPGTTEGTVVATDELVWMGQEKTILDPDGPVPLISYQGPSLSRQVAIDALESAGRTWRITCNTREVNGVLAAVRAGIGVAVFPRSLIPTDLIKVTNRFGLPDLGHVDFTLLSNPSAAREPVEALTTAILARAVSRVA, encoded by the coding sequence ATGTTCGATCCGGTCCTGCTGCAGACCTTCCTGGCCGTCGCCGACACGCGGAGCTTCACCCGCGCCGCCGCCCGGCTCGGCATCAGCCAGCCGACGGTGAGCCAGCACATCCGGAAGCTCGAGCAATCCGCGAAACGGCAACTGATCGCGCGCGACACCCGCGAGGTGCGGCTGACGGACAACGGGGATGCGATGGCCGGCTTCGCACGGACGATCCTCGCCGCCCTCGCGGAGGCGGACAGCTACTTCAGCGGCTCCGCCATGCGCGGCCGGCTACGCTTCGGCGCGGCGGACGACCTCGCGATCACGACGCTGCCTCGCATCCTGCGTCACTTCCGGCAGCAGAATCCGCAGATCAACCTGGAGCTGACCGTCGACCAGTCCGCTCCGCTGCACCGCAAGCTCAAAGCCGGCCAGCTCGACCTGATCTTCATCAAGCAGACGCCGGGGACGACGGAGGGCACGGTGGTCGCGACCGACGAGCTGGTGTGGATGGGGCAGGAGAAGACCATCCTCGATCCCGACGGCCCGGTGCCGCTGATCTCGTACCAGGGGCCGAGCCTCAGCCGGCAGGTGGCGATCGACGCGCTGGAGTCCGCGGGGCGCACCTGGCGCATCACCTGCAACACCCGCGAGGTGAACGGTGTGCTCGCCGCCGTGCGCGCGGGGATCGGGGTGGCGGTGTTCCCGCGGTCGCTCATCCCGACCGACCTGATCAAGGTCACGAACCGCTTCGGGCTGCCGGATCTCGGGCACGTCGACTTCACGCTGCTGTCGAACCCGTCCGCCGCACGGGAGCCGGTGGAGGCGCTGACCACGGCGATCCTGGCGCGTGCGGTCAGCCGGGTGGCCTGA
- a CDS encoding cation:proton antiporter — protein sequence MAPAVSTVVLVPLIAVAAALLTTVVGRFVKIPLVVFEIVLGLIAGPSVLGWVPETDALKAVSNFGLAFLFFMAGNEIDFAAIVGRPIRRASLTWLISLIAGIVLATLIVGQLITGVYLGIALTSTALGTLMPVLRDAGELRTPFGRVVIAVGAVGEFGPLIAISLFLSGRKPLAAALVLIGFAIIAGAAIWFASRGGHERFQSLVRATLHTSGQFAVRFVVLVIAALVGLSIALGLDMLLGAFAAGVLCRILLGGAAPEDAHHIESKLEAVAFGVLVPVFFINTGIGFDLKALLGDPRALLLLPIFLVLLVVVRGLPGSFAAPPGSTGRDRAALTLFTATGLPIIVAVTDIGVREHDLQSGTATALVGAGMLSVLIFPLVALLLRRRSADGGVRPADPDAVPIEG from the coding sequence ATGGCTCCCGCCGTGTCCACCGTCGTGCTCGTCCCGCTGATCGCCGTCGCCGCGGCGCTGCTGACCACCGTCGTCGGCCGGTTCGTCAAGATCCCCCTGGTGGTGTTCGAGATCGTGCTCGGTCTGATCGCGGGCCCGAGCGTGCTCGGCTGGGTTCCGGAGACGGACGCGCTCAAGGCGGTGTCGAACTTCGGCCTCGCCTTCCTCTTCTTCATGGCGGGCAACGAGATCGACTTCGCCGCGATCGTGGGGCGCCCGATCCGCCGCGCCTCCCTCACCTGGCTCATCTCCCTGATCGCCGGGATCGTGCTCGCGACGCTCATCGTCGGCCAGCTGATCACCGGCGTCTACCTGGGGATCGCGCTGACCTCCACGGCGCTCGGCACCCTGATGCCGGTGCTGCGGGATGCGGGCGAGCTGCGGACGCCGTTCGGCCGCGTCGTCATCGCGGTGGGCGCCGTCGGCGAGTTCGGGCCGCTGATCGCCATCTCGCTCTTCCTCAGCGGCCGCAAACCGCTGGCCGCCGCACTCGTGCTGATCGGCTTCGCGATCATCGCGGGGGCGGCGATCTGGTTCGCATCGCGCGGCGGGCACGAGCGCTTCCAGAGCCTGGTCCGCGCCACGCTGCACACCAGCGGACAGTTCGCGGTCCGCTTCGTCGTGCTCGTGATCGCAGCGCTCGTGGGCTTGAGCATCGCTCTCGGGCTCGACATGCTGCTCGGCGCATTCGCCGCGGGCGTGCTGTGCCGCATCCTGCTCGGCGGGGCGGCGCCCGAGGACGCCCACCACATCGAGAGCAAGCTCGAGGCGGTCGCATTCGGCGTGCTCGTCCCGGTCTTCTTCATCAACACGGGCATCGGCTTCGACCTCAAAGCCCTTCTCGGCGATCCGCGCGCGCTGCTCCTGCTCCCGATCTTCCTGGTGCTGCTCGTCGTAGTGCGCGGCCTCCCGGGCTCCTTCGCCGCCCCGCCGGGCTCGACAGGGCGTGACCGTGCCGCGCTGACGCTCTTCACCGCGACCGGCCTGCCGATCATCGTCGCGGTGACCGACATCGGCGTGCGCGAGCACGACCTGCAGAGCGGGACGGCGACGGCACTGGTCGGCGCGGGGATGCTGTCGGTGCTGATCTTCCCGCTCGTCGCGCTGCTGCTGCGCCGGCGCTCCGCGGACGGCGGTGTGCGACCCGCCGATCCGGATGCGGTGCCGATCGAAGGCTGA
- the nadE gene encoding ammonia-dependent NAD(+) synthetase: MRELQAKIIEDLHVRPEVDPAEEVDRRVGFLVDYLRSTGAKGYVLGISGGQDSSLAGRLTQLAVERLAADGIEADFVAVRLPYAVQRDEDDAQLALSFIQPKSSVVFNIQRGTDGVEDEYADALGEPMSDFVKGNVKARIRMVAQYAIAGQRALLVVGTDHAAEAVTGFFTKYGDGGTDILPLTGLTKRQGKQLLQYLDAPARLYEKAPTADLLDLNPGQTDEDNLGLTYSDIDDFLEGKDVSDEVAEALEARYRATEHKRQPPASMFDAWWGEGSYSR; this comes from the coding sequence ATGCGTGAACTCCAGGCGAAGATCATCGAGGACCTGCACGTCCGCCCCGAGGTGGACCCGGCCGAGGAGGTCGACCGTCGCGTCGGCTTCCTGGTGGACTACCTGCGCTCCACCGGCGCCAAGGGCTACGTGCTCGGCATCAGCGGCGGCCAGGACTCGTCCCTGGCCGGCCGGCTCACCCAGCTCGCGGTGGAGCGGCTCGCTGCCGACGGCATCGAGGCCGACTTCGTGGCCGTACGGCTGCCGTACGCCGTGCAGCGCGACGAGGACGACGCCCAGCTGGCGCTGTCGTTCATCCAGCCGAAGAGCTCGGTCGTGTTCAACATCCAGCGCGGCACCGACGGCGTGGAGGACGAGTACGCGGACGCTCTCGGCGAGCCCATGTCGGACTTCGTCAAGGGCAACGTGAAGGCGCGCATCCGCATGGTCGCCCAGTACGCCATCGCCGGACAGCGCGCGCTGCTCGTGGTGGGCACGGACCACGCGGCGGAGGCGGTGACGGGGTTCTTCACCAAGTACGGCGACGGCGGCACGGACATCCTGCCGCTCACCGGGCTCACCAAGCGTCAGGGCAAGCAGCTGCTGCAGTATCTGGATGCGCCCGCGCGCCTCTATGAGAAGGCGCCGACGGCCGATCTGCTCGACCTGAACCCGGGCCAGACGGACGAGGACAACCTCGGGCTGACCTACAGCGACATCGACGACTTCCTCGAGGGCAAGGATGTCAGCGACGAGGTCGCGGAGGCGCTCGAAGCCCGGTACCGGGCCACCGAGCACAAGCGGCAGCCTCCCGCGAGCATGTTCGACGCCTGGTGGGGCGAGGGGTCGTACAGCCGCTGA
- the msrA gene encoding peptide-methionine (S)-S-oxide reductase MsrA — protein sequence MQTFVVAGGCFWCLDAVYRVLRGVKDVVSGYTGGTVVDPTYEEVCTGRTGHAEAVAVTFDPEIIPPSVILDVFFTLHDPRQLNRQGNDIGTQYRSAMFYDGEHQRELFEAARDRASGYWDGGIVTTIEPLGPFYRAEEYHQDFFAKNPGQGYCLAVALPKVNKIRASYADYVAA from the coding sequence ATGCAGACCTTCGTGGTGGCCGGCGGATGCTTCTGGTGCCTGGACGCGGTGTACCGCGTGCTGCGCGGTGTGAAGGATGTGGTGTCCGGGTACACCGGCGGGACCGTGGTGGATCCCACGTACGAAGAGGTGTGCACCGGGCGGACCGGCCATGCTGAGGCCGTCGCGGTGACCTTCGACCCGGAGATCATCCCGCCGAGCGTCATTCTCGACGTGTTCTTCACGCTTCACGACCCGCGCCAGCTGAACCGCCAGGGCAACGACATCGGCACCCAGTACCGCTCGGCGATGTTCTACGACGGCGAGCACCAGCGCGAGCTGTTCGAGGCCGCCCGCGACCGCGCGTCCGGGTACTGGGACGGCGGGATCGTCACCACCATCGAGCCGCTCGGCCCCTTCTACCGCGCCGAGGAGTACCACCAGGACTTCTTCGCCAAGAACCCGGGCCAGGGCTACTGCCTCGCGGTCGCACTGCCGAAGGTGAACAAGATCCGCGCTTCCTACGCGGACTACGTCGCGGCCTGA
- a CDS encoding single-stranded DNA-binding protein, producing MSETVAVRGFVATEPRHLVTEGGLPITSFRLVTTRRRYNRQAASWEDGGSNWYTVSAFRRLALSAADCVVKGDPVLVSGRLCLREWTGEKQGMTVEIEADSIGHDLAWGRSRFTKSAGGDSPSGAPDEAPEPPDALPAAAP from the coding sequence ATGTCCGAGACTGTCGCCGTCCGCGGGTTCGTCGCCACCGAGCCCCGTCACCTCGTCACGGAGGGCGGGCTGCCGATCACGAGCTTCCGGCTCGTCACCACGCGGCGCCGCTACAACCGCCAGGCCGCCTCGTGGGAGGACGGTGGGAGCAACTGGTACACCGTGAGCGCCTTCCGTCGGCTCGCGCTGAGCGCGGCGGACTGCGTGGTGAAGGGCGACCCGGTGCTCGTCTCCGGGAGGCTGTGCCTGCGGGAGTGGACCGGCGAGAAGCAGGGGATGACCGTGGAGATCGAAGCGGACTCGATCGGGCACGACCTCGCGTGGGGCCGGTCCCGATTCACCAAGTCGGCCGGAGGCGACTCCCCGAGCGGAGCGCCGGACGAGGCGCCGGAGCCTCCCGACGCGCTCCCAGCGGCCGCCCCCTAA
- a CDS encoding DUF6993 domain-containing protein, giving the protein MTPPVVRRTGPFAVSAVVFAASAAVALGLAGCAGAPAPSASPAASTAVAVPSPAPTASAPAAIALVPGGTAEQNLPYFDQVNHATLAANPNAQGRDFIDALVAAGFQKSDMQVTVDTTTIGLKANSIQFSVRMGDTCLIGQNGADAGGYWSEVVPVLSTGTCLVGQTRAIDW; this is encoded by the coding sequence ATGACGCCTCCCGTGGTCCGCCGGACCGGTCCGTTCGCCGTGTCCGCGGTCGTGTTCGCGGCGTCCGCGGCGGTCGCTCTGGGCCTCGCCGGCTGCGCGGGCGCACCCGCACCGAGTGCGTCCCCGGCGGCGTCGACCGCAGTCGCGGTCCCGAGCCCGGCCCCGACCGCTTCGGCGCCGGCGGCCATCGCGCTGGTCCCCGGTGGGACGGCGGAGCAGAACCTTCCGTACTTCGACCAGGTGAACCACGCCACCCTCGCGGCGAACCCGAACGCGCAGGGGCGCGACTTCATCGACGCCCTCGTGGCGGCCGGGTTCCAGAAGAGCGACATGCAGGTGACCGTCGACACCACGACCATCGGCCTGAAGGCGAACAGCATTCAGTTCTCGGTGCGGATGGGCGACACCTGCCTGATCGGCCAGAACGGCGCCGACGCGGGCGGGTACTGGAGCGAGGTCGTCCCCGTGCTGTCGACGGGCACCTGCCTCGTCGGGCAGACTCGCGCGATCGACTGGTGA
- the ettA gene encoding energy-dependent translational throttle protein EttA — MAEYIYSMVRARKAVGDKVILDDVTMAFLPGAKIGVVGPNGAGKSTILKIMAGLDTPSNGEAKLSPGYTVGILMQEPELDENKTVLENVQEGVGEIKDKVDRFNEISGLLADPDADFDTLLAEMGTLQEQIDAADAWDLDSQLEQAMDALRCPPGDWPVNTLSGGEKRRVALCRLLLQKPDLLLLDEPTNHLDAESVLWLEQHLAKYHGAVLAVTHDRYFLDHVAEWIAEVDRGHLYPYEGNYSTYLEKKRERLEIQGKKDAKLAKRLSEELDWVRSNAKGRQAKSKARLARYEEMAAEAERTRKLDFEEIQIPPGPRLGQLVIEAKGLEKGFGERMLIDGLSFTLPRNGIVGVIGPNGVGKTTLFKTIVGLEPLDGGDLKVGETVKISYVDQTRGGIDPNKNVWEVVSDGLDYIQVGKTEVPSRAYVSTFGFKGPDQQKKSGVLSGGERNRLNLALTLKQGGNLLLLDEPTNDLDVETLSSLENALLEFPGCAVVITHDRWFLDRIATHILAYEGTEENPSDWYWFEGNFEAYEENKVERLGPDAAKPHRSAYRKLTRD; from the coding sequence GTGGCCGAATACATTTACTCGATGGTGCGGGCCCGCAAGGCGGTCGGCGACAAGGTGATCCTCGACGACGTGACGATGGCGTTCCTCCCCGGAGCCAAGATCGGTGTCGTCGGTCCCAACGGCGCCGGTAAGTCCACCATCCTGAAGATCATGGCCGGCCTGGACACCCCCTCCAACGGCGAGGCCAAGCTCTCCCCGGGATACACCGTCGGCATCCTCATGCAGGAGCCGGAGCTCGACGAGAACAAGACGGTCCTCGAGAACGTGCAGGAGGGCGTCGGCGAGATCAAGGACAAGGTCGACCGCTTCAACGAGATCTCGGGGCTGCTGGCCGACCCGGACGCCGACTTCGACACGCTGCTCGCAGAGATGGGCACGCTGCAGGAGCAGATCGACGCCGCCGACGCGTGGGACCTCGACTCCCAGCTGGAGCAGGCGATGGACGCCCTGCGCTGCCCGCCGGGGGACTGGCCGGTGAACACCCTCTCCGGTGGTGAGAAGCGGCGCGTCGCGCTGTGCCGCCTGCTGCTGCAGAAGCCCGACCTGCTCCTCCTCGACGAGCCGACCAACCACCTCGACGCCGAGAGCGTGCTCTGGCTCGAACAGCACCTGGCCAAGTACCACGGCGCCGTGCTCGCCGTGACGCACGACCGGTACTTCCTCGACCACGTCGCCGAGTGGATCGCCGAGGTCGACCGCGGCCACCTCTACCCGTACGAGGGCAACTACTCGACCTACCTCGAGAAGAAGCGCGAGCGCCTGGAGATCCAGGGCAAGAAGGACGCGAAGCTCGCCAAGCGCCTCTCCGAGGAGCTCGACTGGGTGCGCAGCAACGCGAAGGGCCGCCAGGCGAAGTCCAAGGCGCGTCTCGCCCGCTACGAGGAGATGGCGGCGGAGGCCGAGCGCACCAGGAAGCTCGACTTCGAGGAGATCCAGATCCCGCCGGGGCCGCGCCTCGGCCAGCTCGTCATCGAGGCCAAGGGCCTGGAGAAGGGCTTCGGTGAGCGCATGCTCATCGACGGGCTCAGCTTCACCCTCCCGCGCAACGGCATCGTCGGCGTGATCGGCCCGAACGGCGTCGGAAAGACGACCCTGTTCAAGACGATCGTCGGGCTCGAGCCCCTCGACGGCGGCGACCTGAAGGTCGGCGAGACGGTCAAGATCTCGTACGTCGACCAGACCCGTGGCGGCATCGACCCCAACAAGAACGTCTGGGAGGTCGTCTCCGACGGTCTCGACTACATCCAGGTCGGCAAGACCGAGGTCCCGTCGCGCGCCTACGTCTCGACGTTCGGCTTCAAGGGACCGGACCAGCAGAAGAAGTCCGGCGTGCTGTCGGGCGGTGAGCGCAACCGCCTCAACCTCGCGCTCACGCTCAAGCAGGGCGGCAACCTGCTTCTCCTCGACGAGCCGACCAACGACCTCGACGTCGAGACGCTCTCCAGCCTCGAGAACGCGCTGCTCGAGTTCCCCGGCTGCGCCGTGGTCATCACCCACGACCGGTGGTTCCTCGACCGCATCGCGACGCACATCCTCGCCTACGAGGGCACGGAGGAGAACCCGTCCGACTGGTACTGGTTCGAGGGCAACTTCGAGGCGTACGAGGAGAACAAGGTCGAGCGTCTGGGACCGGACGCGGCGAAGCCGCACCGCTCCGCGTACCGCAAGCTCACCCGCGACTGA
- a CDS encoding thioesterase family protein, whose translation MRLHVPIKLRWSDLDAYGHVNNAEMLRLLEEARIEAFWVTDDSAEAGTANGEPVRGSGEAVGASTAVLDGRPGADTLTLIARQEIEYLAPIPYLRQPLDVQLWLGRLGGASLEVCYEVWSPEGTEPRTLFSRAATTIVLVDATTQRPRRINDRERDAWTPYLDEPVAFAKRA comes from the coding sequence ATGCGACTGCACGTTCCGATCAAGCTCCGCTGGAGCGACCTCGACGCCTACGGGCACGTCAACAACGCCGAGATGCTGCGCCTCCTCGAGGAGGCGCGCATCGAGGCGTTCTGGGTGACCGACGACAGCGCCGAGGCCGGAACGGCGAACGGCGAGCCGGTGCGGGGGAGCGGCGAAGCGGTCGGAGCGTCGACGGCCGTCCTCGACGGACGCCCCGGCGCGGACACCCTCACGCTGATCGCGCGCCAGGAGATCGAGTACCTGGCGCCCATCCCGTACCTGCGTCAGCCGCTCGACGTGCAGCTGTGGCTCGGGCGGCTCGGCGGCGCCAGCCTCGAGGTCTGCTACGAGGTCTGGTCGCCGGAAGGCACCGAGCCGCGCACGCTGTTCTCGCGGGCCGCGACCACGATCGTGCTCGTCGACGCCACGACACAGCGCCCGCGGCGCATCAACGACCGCGAGCGCGACGCCTGGACGCCGTACCTCGACGAGCCGGTCGCGTTCGCGAAGCGCGCCTGA
- a CDS encoding Rieske (2Fe-2S) protein, producing the protein MNDHAPLTRRTLVSIGGVSAGALLLAACTPGGADGSSGSGDGSGDSGGSGGSGGGSGTAEVSLASIPVGGAVSATLGGKPIVVSQPSAGKVVAFSAVCTHQGCTVAPQGKEFDCPCHGSRFDGATGDVLNGPARDPLPKLKAQVSGDSVTVTE; encoded by the coding sequence ATGAACGACCACGCACCGCTCACCCGCCGAACGCTCGTGTCCATCGGCGGAGTCTCCGCCGGCGCCCTGCTGCTCGCCGCCTGCACACCGGGTGGTGCGGACGGCTCGAGCGGCTCCGGCGACGGCTCGGGCGACTCGGGCGGCTCCGGCGGCTCGGGCGGCGGTTCGGGTACCGCCGAGGTGTCGCTGGCGTCCATCCCGGTGGGCGGTGCGGTGTCGGCGACGCTCGGCGGCAAGCCGATCGTGGTGTCTCAGCCGAGCGCCGGCAAGGTGGTCGCGTTCAGCGCGGTGTGCACGCACCAGGGCTGCACGGTGGCGCCGCAGGGCAAGGAGTTCGACTGCCCGTGCCACGGCTCCCGGTTCGACGGGGCGACCGGCGACGTTCTGAACGGTCCCGCGCGCGACCCGCTGCCGAAGCTGAAGGCGCAGGTCTCGGGCGACTCCGTGACCGTGACCGAGTAG